A genomic stretch from Barnesiella intestinihominis YIT 11860 includes:
- a CDS encoding hemerythrin domain-containing protein gives MYKLGAYNQNNRMSDLVCDNYPVLLVMSRFGIALGFGDKSIGEVCRENGVHTETFLAVVNLLLDEGDVDDYKNVISAGALLEYLHNSHDYFLNFRLPAIRCNLLNAIDGGEKDISIAILRFFDEYVAEVQKHMRYEESTVFPYVNSLLAGVKPDMYSIAIFRKRHDQVEAKLTELKNILIKYYPASSSNELNSVLFDIFTCEQDLASHNYIEDYLFIPVIQTLEYNIERKK, from the coding sequence ATGTATAAACTCGGAGCATATAATCAGAATAACCGAATGAGCGATTTGGTTTGTGACAATTACCCTGTGTTGTTAGTCATGAGCCGTTTCGGCATCGCGTTGGGTTTCGGCGATAAAAGTATCGGGGAGGTTTGTCGGGAAAATGGCGTACATACCGAAACATTTTTGGCCGTAGTTAATTTATTGTTAGACGAGGGTGATGTCGATGACTATAAAAATGTTATATCTGCCGGGGCTTTATTGGAGTATTTACATAATTCTCACGACTATTTTCTGAATTTCAGATTACCGGCTATTCGTTGTAATCTATTGAATGCGATAGATGGAGGAGAGAAAGATATTTCTATTGCAATTCTCCGGTTTTTCGATGAGTATGTAGCCGAGGTTCAGAAACACATGCGGTATGAAGAGAGTACTGTTTTTCCTTATGTAAACTCTTTATTGGCAGGTGTAAAGCCCGATATGTACAGTATTGCGATATTTCGAAAACGACACGATCAGGTTGAAGCGAAATTGACCGAACTGAAAAATATATTGATAAAATATTATCCGGCATCGAGTAGTAATGAGCTGAATAGCGTGTTGTTCGATATATTTACATGCGAACAAGATTTAGCTTCGCATAATTATATAGAGGATTATCTTTTTATTCCGGTCATTCAAACGCTGGAATATAATATAGAAAGAAAAAAATGA
- a CDS encoding N-acetylmuramoyl-L-alanine amidase, whose translation MVKILLDNGHGYDTPGKRSPIWPDGSQLFEWEFNRDIVSRIEILLKKAGISCVRLVPEKEDISLSERCKRANTIAKQSDCLLISIHANAGGGSGGEVFTYSGSHKSKSYAEIFRDLWKNHFPELRFRGCKEENFCILRESVCPALLTENLFMDNYEDCKILLSECGREKIARWHAESIQTILRRFYQLG comes from the coding sequence ATGGTAAAAATTCTTTTAGACAACGGGCACGGATACGACACACCAGGAAAGAGGTCTCCTATATGGCCCGACGGTAGTCAACTATTCGAATGGGAGTTTAACCGCGACATCGTATCCCGAATAGAAATTCTATTGAAAAAGGCCGGTATCTCTTGTGTCCGATTAGTACCCGAAAAAGAAGATATTTCTTTATCGGAACGCTGCAAACGGGCCAATACGATCGCCAAACAAAGTGATTGTTTACTTATCTCTATCCATGCGAATGCCGGTGGAGGAAGCGGTGGAGAAGTGTTTACCTATTCAGGTAGTCACAAAAGCAAATCATACGCCGAAATATTTCGAGACCTCTGGAAAAATCATTTTCCCGAACTTCGTTTTCGAGGTTGTAAAGAAGAGAATTTCTGTATATTAAGAGAATCTGTTTGCCCCGCGCTTCTCACCGAAAACCTTTTTATGGATAACTACGAAGATTGCAAAATACTTCTATCGGAATGCGGACGAGAAAAAATAGCCCGTTGGCACGCAGAATCTATTCAAACAATTTTGAGGCGATTTTATCAACTCGGGTAA
- the rlmB gene encoding 23S rRNA (guanosine(2251)-2'-O)-methyltransferase RlmB — protein sequence MEKNEMIFGIRAVIEAVEAGKEIDKILIKKDLQGDLAKELFDLIKGRGFFVQRVPIERLNRITRKNHQGVIAFISAVSYQRLGDIIPSLFEEGKVPFIVLLDGITDVRNFGAIARTCECTGVDAIVLPERGSVSVNADAVKTSAGALLHIPVCRERSIHSAIRYLKDSGIKVVAASEKAVTNYTRVDYTVPVAVVMGAEDTGVDADNLRLCDEMVAIPQVGNIGSLNVSVAAGVMMYEVVRQRFSGDSVF from the coding sequence ATGGAAAAAAATGAAATGATTTTTGGCATCCGAGCTGTAATAGAAGCAGTGGAAGCCGGAAAGGAAATAGATAAGATTCTGATAAAGAAAGACCTTCAAGGCGATTTGGCGAAAGAACTTTTCGATTTGATAAAAGGTCGTGGATTTTTCGTTCAGCGTGTACCGATCGAACGATTGAACCGGATTACCCGCAAAAATCATCAAGGAGTGATCGCTTTTATCTCGGCGGTGTCGTATCAGCGGTTGGGAGATATAATCCCTTCTTTGTTCGAGGAGGGGAAGGTTCCATTCATTGTTCTTCTCGATGGAATTACCGATGTACGTAATTTTGGAGCGATTGCTCGAACGTGTGAATGTACAGGCGTAGATGCCATTGTGTTACCCGAACGGGGAAGTGTCAGTGTGAATGCCGATGCGGTAAAAACTTCGGCGGGAGCTTTGTTGCATATCCCTGTTTGTCGGGAGCGCTCGATACATAGTGCTATTCGTTATTTGAAAGATAGCGGGATTAAAGTGGTCGCTGCTTCTGAGAAGGCTGTTACGAATTACACACGGGTGGATTATACGGTTCCCGTAGCAGTGGTTATGGGTGCTGAGGATACAGGGGTCGATGCCGATAATTTACGTTTGTGCGACGAGATGGTGGCTATCCCTCAGGTTGGGAACATCGGTTCGCTCAATGTTTCTGTGGCAGCGGGCGTCATGATGTATGAAGTGGTTAGACAAAGATTTAGCGGTGATTCAGTTTTTTGA
- the recN gene encoding DNA repair protein RecN → MIKKLSIRNYTLIDELNIEFNSGFSVITGETGAGKSIILGALSLILGQRADLKSLKRTDEKSVIEGLFDISSYHLQSFFEENELDYDAKECILRREILPSGKSRAFINDTPVSVTQLKSLGEQLIDIHSQHQNLLLADSHFQLRVVDTMAGNFSLLSDYQREYRLWRELLREYARLQNENRLGREEEDYLRYQLSQLEEAQLKEGEQEELEVEQQTLQHAEEIKGELAAIQGYLHGEETGVVPLLNAALSKMKSLSRLYPEIDELVGRIESDYIDLKDIASSVDHSQDSLSVDPDRLSWVENRLDIYYSLQQKHRVSTTVELLALRDSFADKLTRIENYDEELSELRRKIEVQERRVSELVGKLSSERRKAADQISRTLTERVKPLGMPNLRFEIEISPRQQYDENGGDIIRFLFSANKNQPLQSVSEVASGGEISRLMLSLKALIAHAMALPSIVFDEVDTGVSGEIADKMAGIMREMAECMQVISITHLPQVASLGQTHYRVYKSDTETSTATHLIKLSEKERIEEIARMLSGSSLTAAALDNARELLKRNDLKDGKK, encoded by the coding sequence ATGATCAAGAAATTGAGTATTCGCAATTATACGCTTATCGATGAACTCAATATTGAATTTAACTCGGGTTTTTCGGTGATAACAGGTGAAACGGGGGCCGGTAAATCTATCATATTAGGTGCATTGTCGTTGATATTGGGGCAGCGTGCCGATTTGAAATCATTGAAACGTACCGATGAAAAGTCGGTAATAGAAGGTCTTTTCGATATATCGTCGTATCATCTGCAATCTTTTTTTGAAGAGAACGAACTGGACTATGATGCTAAGGAGTGTATTTTGAGAAGAGAGATTCTTCCGTCGGGCAAGTCGAGGGCTTTTATCAATGATACGCCGGTTTCTGTGACTCAGTTGAAATCATTAGGAGAACAGCTTATCGATATACATTCTCAGCATCAGAATCTTTTGTTGGCCGATTCTCATTTTCAGTTACGTGTCGTCGATACGATGGCCGGAAATTTTAGTTTATTGTCCGATTATCAACGGGAGTATCGTTTGTGGCGTGAATTATTGAGAGAATATGCTCGATTGCAAAATGAAAATCGATTAGGTAGGGAAGAAGAAGATTACTTGCGGTATCAGTTGTCCCAGTTAGAGGAGGCACAATTGAAAGAAGGAGAGCAAGAAGAATTGGAGGTAGAGCAGCAAACGTTGCAACATGCCGAGGAAATAAAGGGCGAGTTGGCGGCTATTCAGGGATATTTGCATGGAGAAGAGACTGGTGTTGTTCCTCTCCTGAATGCAGCATTGTCCAAAATGAAATCTCTCTCCCGGTTATACCCCGAAATCGATGAGTTGGTGGGACGGATTGAATCGGATTATATCGATTTGAAAGATATAGCTTCGTCGGTCGATCATTCCCAAGATAGCCTGAGTGTAGATCCCGACCGATTGTCTTGGGTTGAAAATCGTCTGGATATTTACTACTCTTTGCAGCAGAAGCATAGGGTGAGTACGACCGTTGAATTGTTGGCTCTAAGAGATTCTTTTGCCGATAAGTTGACCCGTATCGAAAATTACGATGAGGAACTGTCGGAGCTAAGGAGAAAAATCGAGGTGCAGGAGAGAAGGGTGAGTGAGCTTGTCGGCAAACTTTCGTCGGAACGGAGAAAAGCTGCCGATCAAATATCCCGAACGTTGACTGAAAGGGTGAAACCTTTGGGGATGCCGAATCTGCGGTTCGAAATAGAAATTTCTCCTCGTCAGCAATATGACGAAAATGGAGGTGATATTATTCGTTTTTTGTTTTCTGCCAATAAAAATCAACCGTTACAATCGGTATCCGAGGTCGCTTCTGGTGGAGAAATATCGAGATTGATGCTTTCGTTGAAAGCTCTCATTGCTCATGCTATGGCATTACCCTCGATTGTTTTTGACGAGGTCGATACGGGTGTGTCGGGAGAGATTGCCGATAAGATGGCCGGAATTATGAGGGAGATGGCCGAGTGCATGCAGGTGATCAGTATCACTCATCTGCCGCAGGTCGCTTCTCTGGGACAAACGCATTATCGGGTTTATAAAAGTGATACGGAAACATCGACAGCCACTCATTTGATTAAGTTATCGGAAAAAGAGAGGATCGAGGAAATTGCTCGTATGCTGAGTGGTTCCTCTTTGACAGCTGCGGCTTTGGATAATGCTCGTGAATTATTGAAACGTAATGACTTGAAAGATGGAAAAAAATGA
- a CDS encoding DUF4835 family protein → MKRNVLYFLLLLLPYLSVAQELNCRVEVNSDQIQGTNKEVFTTLKEAITEYINDRKWSTAQISPVERIDCSMLFTVKEYTDNRFVCELQVQSRRPVYNSSYTTTLINFKDTKVEFNYQQYEPLVFSETSIESNLTAVINFYVYMILGVDFDSFSPMGGTPFYELAHQVVNLGQSSMEAGWKAFEDTRNRHALLSAFIEQSTAGFRQLWYDYHRGGLDEMALSVDKGRAKITDAIQQLQKVYEAAPMSVLIPLFKDAKLDELVNVYSKAPVSEKESVYETLSGIYPTENTILEKIRQTER, encoded by the coding sequence ATGAAAAGAAATGTCTTGTATTTTTTACTTCTCCTCCTTCCTTACCTGTCAGTTGCACAGGAGTTAAATTGTCGTGTAGAGGTGAATAGTGACCAGATACAGGGCACGAATAAAGAGGTGTTTACGACTTTAAAGGAAGCTATAACCGAGTATATTAACGATAGAAAATGGTCTACGGCCCAAATTTCGCCGGTCGAACGGATAGATTGCTCCATGCTTTTTACCGTTAAGGAATATACCGATAATCGGTTTGTCTGCGAGTTGCAAGTGCAATCGCGGCGTCCGGTATATAACAGTTCCTATACGACGACACTCATCAATTTCAAAGATACCAAAGTAGAGTTCAATTATCAGCAATACGAACCGCTTGTATTTTCCGAGACAAGTATAGAGAGTAATCTCACGGCTGTTATCAATTTCTATGTTTACATGATTCTCGGAGTCGATTTCGACAGTTTCTCGCCTATGGGGGGAACTCCATTCTACGAATTGGCGCATCAAGTGGTGAATCTGGGACAATCTTCTATGGAAGCCGGGTGGAAGGCTTTCGAAGATACCCGTAATCGTCATGCTTTATTATCGGCGTTTATCGAGCAGAGCACTGCCGGATTTCGACAGTTATGGTATGACTATCATCGAGGCGGTTTGGACGAAATGGCTTTGAGTGTAGATAAAGGACGGGCAAAAATAACCGATGCTATACAGCAATTACAGAAAGTATACGAAGCTGCACCGATGTCGGTACTCATTCCTTTATTTAAAGATGCGAAACTCGATGAATTGGTAAATGTGTATTCAAAAGCTCCGGTTTCGGAAAAAGAATCGGTATATGAAACGTTGAGCGGTATCTATCCTACCGAGAATACGATACTCGAGAAAATACGTCAGACAGAAAGATAA
- the coaBC gene encoding bifunctional phosphopantothenoylcysteine decarboxylase/phosphopantothenate--cysteine ligase CoaBC, producing the protein MLKGKHIILGITGSIAAYKAAYLLRLLIKRGAEVQVVMTPSGKEFITPVTLSSLSGKPVVSEFFTANTGEWHSHVDLGLWADALLIAPATAATIGKMANGIADNMLVTTYLSCKAPVFVAPAMDLDMYAHASTQRNLDMLRSYGNHIIEPATGELASHLTGKGRMEEPEKIVEILDRFFETSKPLSGKKVLITAGPTYEKIDPVRFIGNYSSGKMGFALAEACAEAGAEVMLVAGPVSLKTNHSSIDRIDVESAEEMYRAVLSEYDRSDIAIMCAAVADYAPETVSDVKLKRTGEDRILRLRPNPDIAAELGRRKRPGQCLVGFALETNDEEMNARLKMEKKNLDFIVLNSLRDAGAGFQCDTNKVTVIGKQGEPMEIPCKPKIEVAADIVDIIGRYVSEDR; encoded by the coding sequence ATGTTGAAAGGAAAACATATCATATTGGGTATTACGGGTAGTATAGCCGCGTATAAAGCAGCCTATTTACTGCGTCTGCTGATAAAGCGGGGAGCCGAAGTACAAGTGGTAATGACTCCCTCGGGGAAAGAATTCATTACGCCGGTTACCTTGTCTTCGCTGAGCGGCAAGCCTGTGGTTAGTGAGTTTTTTACGGCCAATACCGGCGAATGGCATAGCCACGTCGATTTGGGGCTTTGGGCAGATGCTTTGCTCATTGCACCGGCCACGGCTGCGACAATCGGTAAGATGGCCAACGGGATAGCCGATAATATGCTTGTTACGACTTATCTGTCTTGTAAAGCTCCTGTTTTTGTGGCTCCGGCAATGGATTTGGATATGTATGCCCATGCTTCGACACAACGTAATTTGGATATGTTGAGGTCATATGGAAATCATATCATAGAACCGGCTACCGGTGAGTTAGCCAGTCATCTTACCGGCAAAGGACGTATGGAAGAACCCGAGAAGATAGTCGAAATACTCGATCGTTTTTTTGAAACTTCTAAGCCGCTTTCCGGGAAAAAAGTCTTGATTACAGCGGGACCTACTTACGAGAAAATCGATCCGGTGCGTTTTATCGGTAACTACTCGTCTGGGAAAATGGGATTTGCCCTTGCAGAAGCCTGTGCCGAGGCGGGAGCCGAAGTTATGTTGGTTGCTGGCCCGGTGAGTCTGAAAACGAATCATTCATCGATCGACCGTATCGATGTCGAGTCTGCCGAAGAAATGTATAGGGCTGTGCTATCCGAGTACGACCGGTCGGATATAGCGATTATGTGTGCGGCCGTCGCCGATTATGCTCCCGAAACGGTAAGCGATGTGAAATTGAAACGAACAGGGGAAGACCGGATTCTTCGGCTTCGACCGAATCCCGATATAGCGGCAGAGTTGGGACGAAGAAAAAGACCCGGACAGTGTTTGGTGGGTTTTGCTCTCGAAACCAATGACGAGGAAATGAATGCCCGTTTGAAGATGGAGAAAAAGAATCTTGATTTTATCGTTTTGAATTCATTGCGGGATGCGGGTGCGGGATTTCAGTGTGATACGAATAAAGTAACTGTTATCGGTAAGCAGGGAGAACCGATGGAGATTCCGTGTAAGCCCAAGATCGAGGTTGCTGCCGATATTGTCGATATTATCGGCCGTTATGTGTCGGAGGATCGTTGA
- a CDS encoding 3'-5' exonuclease: MNLNLKNPLVFFDLETTGTNITTDRIIELAYVKVFPNGKTEEKDIYINPGMPIPPASTAVHHITDEMVADKPLFKDVARNIAKVFEGADIAGFNSNRFDVPLLIEELLRAGVNLDISKRKFVDVQTIYHIMEPRTLKAAYKFYCGAPLVDAHSALADTRATYEVFKAQLDRYTEEMKEEYEGKYLTNDIDSWVSFSTQNRNVDFAGRIILNEYDVAVFNFGKYKGRSVEEVFQLEPSYYSWMMQGDFPLNTKNVITEIYTRARRRF; the protein is encoded by the coding sequence ATGAATTTGAACTTAAAGAATCCGCTTGTCTTTTTCGACTTGGAAACGACCGGAACGAATATAACGACCGACCGAATTATAGAGTTGGCTTATGTAAAGGTGTTTCCGAACGGAAAAACAGAAGAAAAAGATATTTATATCAATCCGGGAATGCCCATTCCTCCGGCTTCGACGGCCGTTCACCATATTACGGACGAAATGGTGGCCGATAAGCCGTTGTTCAAAGATGTGGCGCGGAATATTGCGAAGGTGTTCGAGGGAGCCGATATTGCCGGATTTAACTCCAATCGTTTTGATGTTCCTCTACTTATAGAAGAGTTGTTGAGAGCCGGGGTCAATCTCGATATATCGAAAAGGAAGTTTGTCGATGTACAAACTATCTATCATATCATGGAGCCTCGCACGTTAAAAGCCGCTTACAAATTCTATTGTGGAGCGCCGTTGGTCGATGCCCATTCGGCTTTGGCCGATACGCGGGCGACTTATGAGGTGTTTAAGGCTCAGCTCGACCGTTATACGGAGGAGATGAAAGAAGAGTATGAAGGAAAGTATCTCACGAACGATATAGACTCGTGGGTATCGTTTTCGACTCAAAATAGAAATGTAGATTTCGCAGGGCGTATTATTCTTAATGAGTACGATGTGGCTGTATTTAATTTCGGGAAATACAAAGGGCGTTCCGTCGAGGAAGTTTTCCAATTAGAACCGAGTTATTACAGTTGGATGATGCAGGGTGATTTCCCGTTGAATACGAAAAACGTCATAACTGAAATATATACTCGCGCACGCCGGCGTTTCTAA
- the dnaN gene encoding DNA polymerase III subunit beta, translated as MKFIVSSTLLLSHLQTISRVINSKNSMAILDNFLFRLEGTRLSMTASDQETTMTTAIDVMEAEGEGVFAVNAKILLEPLKELPDQPLTFEIDDNNLEIFLYFQNGRYNFIGVNGDEYPTKMPMDSSAVSFSVEAQQLLNGIGCTLFATAEDELRPIMNGIFMDIFEDSVSFVASDTHKLVRFKNQGIAPGVRAAFILPKKPANLLKAILPKESGKVELAFDSKNACFKLSDFVLNCRLIEGNYPNYNSVIPTNNPNRLIIDRALFVNVLRRVSVFADAALGLAKLQLKNGELVVSTENKDYSISAEEKVACNYTGDDLTIGFKASFLIEILNNISATEVLVELSDPTRAGVILPLENKENEDLLMLLMPMMLSDF; from the coding sequence ATGAAATTTATCGTATCCAGCACGTTGTTGCTATCGCATTTGCAAACTATTAGCCGAGTAATTAACTCGAAAAACTCGATGGCTATTCTCGACAACTTTTTATTTCGTCTCGAAGGAACTCGATTGTCTATGACGGCATCGGATCAGGAGACGACTATGACTACGGCTATCGATGTAATGGAAGCCGAGGGAGAGGGTGTTTTTGCTGTCAATGCGAAAATATTGCTCGAACCGTTGAAAGAGTTGCCCGATCAACCATTGACGTTTGAGATCGATGACAATAATTTGGAAATATTCCTCTACTTCCAGAACGGACGCTATAACTTTATCGGGGTGAATGGTGACGAGTATCCTACCAAAATGCCGATGGATTCTTCTGCGGTATCGTTTTCTGTCGAAGCTCAACAATTACTTAACGGTATAGGTTGCACGTTGTTCGCTACTGCCGAGGACGAACTTCGGCCAATTATGAATGGTATATTCATGGATATTTTTGAAGATAGCGTTTCTTTCGTCGCTTCCGATACACACAAACTGGTTCGGTTCAAAAATCAGGGCATTGCCCCCGGTGTACGGGCAGCGTTTATACTACCGAAAAAACCGGCCAATTTGTTGAAGGCTATACTCCCGAAAGAGAGTGGAAAGGTAGAGTTGGCTTTTGATTCGAAAAATGCATGCTTCAAACTTTCGGATTTTGTTTTGAATTGCCGGCTTATCGAGGGTAATTATCCCAATTATAACTCGGTTATTCCGACGAATAATCCCAATCGTTTAATTATCGACCGCGCTTTGTTTGTCAACGTTTTGCGTCGTGTATCCGTATTTGCCGATGCTGCTTTGGGATTGGCTAAATTACAACTGAAAAACGGGGAGTTGGTCGTATCTACCGAGAATAAGGACTACTCGATTTCGGCAGAGGAAAAAGTGGCATGCAATTATACCGGCGACGATTTGACTATTGGATTTAAAGCTTCGTTTTTGATAGAAATCTTGAATAATATATCGGCAACCGAGGTACTCGTAGAACTTTCGGATCCGACTCGCGCCGGGGTGATCCTGCCGCTGGAAAATAAAGAAAATGAAGATTTGTTGATGCTGTTAATGCCGATGATGCTCAGCGATTTTTAA
- the folE gene encoding GTP cyclohydrolase I FolE yields the protein MEEEQSVWASEEQRRICKELAEHYRAIISLLGDDPDREGLRKTPERTAKAMMQLTRGYRQSAQEIISSAVFEHTGSRIVVVRDIEFYSFCEHHLLPFFGKVHVGYIPSGGIVGLSKVARLVEVFARRFQVQERLTAQICQSLTDTLSTEGVMVVVEARHLCMQMRGVEKQGAVTVTYDSSGKFEQEEWRREFYSLIGKNSIG from the coding sequence ATGGAGGAAGAACAGTCTGTTTGGGCCTCGGAGGAGCAACGCCGCATTTGTAAAGAATTGGCCGAGCACTATCGAGCTATTATTTCTTTGTTGGGCGATGATCCTGACCGTGAGGGATTACGCAAGACTCCCGAACGTACGGCGAAAGCGATGATGCAATTAACGAGAGGATACCGTCAATCGGCGCAGGAAATTATATCATCGGCAGTATTTGAGCATACGGGATCTCGCATTGTAGTAGTACGCGACATTGAGTTTTATTCTTTTTGTGAACATCATTTACTTCCCTTTTTCGGGAAAGTCCATGTCGGGTATATCCCGTCTGGCGGTATTGTCGGTTTGAGTAAAGTGGCTCGTTTGGTCGAAGTGTTTGCCCGGCGTTTTCAGGTGCAGGAGCGTCTTACGGCACAGATTTGTCAAAGCCTTACCGATACGCTTTCTACCGAGGGTGTGATGGTCGTCGTAGAAGCTCGCCACCTTTGTATGCAAATGCGAGGAGTCGAGAAGCAAGGAGCCGTTACGGTTACATACGATAGTAGTGGTAAGTTCGAGCAAGAAGAGTGGAGACGAGAATTTTATTCGCTTATCGGGAAAAATTCTATCGGATAA
- a CDS encoding SPOR domain-containing protein, protein MKTLVMRKSLFFILLLSMIGLTNGAQAQIAVMDTSIVQYLERPETGGKVKVVQPAQLAKRVSRAEGVIKYDGNKGYAQSSGFRIQVFSDNDYRTAKNNALYKEGLIQQAFPELETYVTFTSPFWRLRVGDFRSYEEAGNALIQLKKEFPQMAREMRVVRDKIHIQIHQGFTE, encoded by the coding sequence ATGAAAACGTTGGTTATGCGCAAGTCTCTTTTTTTTATTTTGCTGTTGTCCATGATTGGTTTAACGAATGGGGCGCAAGCTCAAATTGCCGTTATGGATACCTCGATCGTTCAATATCTCGAACGACCCGAGACGGGTGGTAAAGTCAAGGTCGTACAACCGGCTCAGTTGGCTAAGCGGGTAAGTCGGGCAGAAGGGGTGATAAAGTACGACGGAAATAAAGGTTATGCCCAGTCCTCGGGATTTCGTATACAAGTATTTTCCGATAATGACTATCGTACGGCTAAAAATAATGCCTTATATAAAGAGGGACTTATTCAACAGGCCTTTCCCGAATTGGAAACATACGTGACTTTTACGTCTCCGTTTTGGCGATTGAGAGTGGGCGATTTTCGTTCTTATGAGGAAGCCGGAAATGCGTTGATACAATTAAAGAAAGAGTTTCCCCAAATGGCACGGGAGATGCGTGTCGTTCGGGACAAAATACATATACAGATACATCAGGGATTTACAGAATAA
- the tpiA gene encoding triose-phosphate isomerase, which produces MRKNIVAGNWKMNTTLQEGVALAKEIDAALAGVSTKCDVIIATPFTHLVSVVNAVDTKRIGVGAENCADKTEGAYTGEVSAKMVASTGAQYVILGHSERRAYYHETPEILKEKVLLALANGLTPIFCIGEVLEEREAGKHFDVVKAQVEESLFNLSAEDFGKIILAYEPVWAIGTGKTATADQAQEIHAFIRKTIADKYGKEVAENTSILYGGSCKPSNAAELFAKPDVDGGLIGGAALKADSFMGIITAF; this is translated from the coding sequence ATGAGAAAAAACATTGTTGCAGGAAACTGGAAAATGAATACTACTCTTCAAGAAGGAGTAGCATTGGCTAAGGAAATAGATGCCGCTTTGGCAGGGGTATCTACTAAGTGCGATGTTATCATCGCTACTCCGTTTACTCATTTAGTGTCGGTGGTCAATGCCGTAGATACCAAACGTATCGGGGTAGGTGCTGAAAATTGTGCCGATAAAACGGAAGGCGCTTATACAGGAGAGGTTTCTGCCAAGATGGTGGCATCGACGGGTGCTCAATATGTTATTCTCGGTCACTCCGAACGTCGTGCATATTATCACGAAACTCCCGAAATCTTAAAAGAAAAAGTTCTTTTGGCTTTGGCTAATGGACTGACTCCTATTTTTTGTATCGGGGAAGTTTTGGAAGAACGTGAAGCCGGAAAACATTTCGATGTCGTGAAAGCTCAGGTGGAAGAATCTTTATTCAACCTTTCTGCTGAGGATTTCGGAAAAATCATTTTGGCTTATGAGCCGGTTTGGGCGATCGGTACAGGAAAGACTGCAACTGCCGACCAAGCTCAAGAAATACATGCTTTTATCCGTAAGACCATTGCCGACAAGTATGGAAAAGAAGTGGCAGAGAATACTTCGATCCTTTATGGTGGAAGCTGTAAGCCGAGCAATGCAGCCGAGTTGTTCGCTAAACCCGATGTAGATGGTGGTCTTATCGGTGGTGCTGCTTTGAAAGCCGATTCATTTATGGGCATTATTACTGCATTCTGA